A region from the Rosa rugosa chromosome 6, drRosRugo1.1, whole genome shotgun sequence genome encodes:
- the LOC133718594 gene encoding desmethyl-deoxy-podophyllotoxin synthase-like has protein sequence MVPLMLQIQNVPSLPLYTSLIALVILVLYWRRLKTSHTSILSLPPGPQKLPVIGNLLQLVGSLPHHSLRDLAKKYGPIMHLKVGQVSAVVISSPKLAEEVLRTHETAFSQRPTVFAIEVLSYDLSSILFCPNNDYWRQMRKICVSELLSTKRVQSFASIREEEAWNLVGSVHSSPSQPQLVNLSEMIFSMQNGITARAALGKKCKHQQEFTSLIDEINQLAGGFAVPDLFPSLKFLRHVTRFKPALEKIHGKMDSMLDEIINDHKVKRESSAGDDPLQEDIVDVLLQLQESSDQLQLDVKTKHIKAITMDMYTSGSETSATTTEWAMAELVRNPGVMEKAQAEVRQILAGKRKIHDADIKKLDYLKLVVKETLRLHPPLALIARQATQRCKISGYDIPSETKLLVNAWAIGRDPKHWGDSADCFEPERFQGSSIDFKGTNFEFIPFGAGKRMCPGISFGTASVEIALAQLLYHFNWKLPNGTKLEELDMTESMGMSARKKNDLKVIAIPYIL, from the exons ATGGTGCCCCTAATGCTTCAAATTCAAAATGTTCCTTCCCTTCCTCTCTATACTTCTCTGATTGCGCTAGTTATCCTAGTTCTATATTGGAGGAGATTGAAAACCAGCCATACCTCAATACTTAGTCTACCGCCAGGTCCGCAGAAACTACCGGTTATAGGAAACTTGCTTCAGTTGGTCGGCTCACTACCACATCATTCTCTAAGAGACTTGGCCAAGAAGTATGGACCAATCATGCACCTCAAAGTGGGACAAGTATCAGCCGTAGTGATTTCATCTCCGAAACTAGCTGAAGAGGTGTTGAGGACACATGAGACTGCTTTCTCGCAACGCCCCACTGTTTTTGCTATTGAGGTTTTGTCCTATGATCTTTCAAGTATCCTCTTTTGTCCTAAtaatgattattggaggcaaatGCGCAAAATTTGTGTGTCGGAGCTCCTAAGTACAAAGCGTGTGCAGTCTTTTGCATCAATAAGAGAAGAAGAGGCATGGAATCTTGTTGGATCAGTTCATTCCTCACCATCACAGCCACAGCTAGTCAACCTCAGCGAGATGATTTTCTCCATGCAAAACGGCATCACTGCCCGGGCAGCCTTGGGGAAGAAGTGCAAACATCAACAAGAATTTACATCATTGATCGATGAAATCAACCAGCTTGCAGGAGGCTTTGCAGTGCCGGATTTGTTCCCTTCTCTCAAGTTCCTTCGTCATGTCACACGTTTCAAGCCTGCCCTTGAGAAAATACACGGAAAAATGGACAGTATGCTTGATGAAATCATCAATGATCAtaaagtgaaaagagaatcatcAGCTGGTGATGATCCTCTGCAAGAAGATATAGTTGATGTGCTTTTACAACTTCAGGAGTCTAGTGATCAGCTCCAGCTTGATGTCAAAACCAAGCATATCAAAGCTATCACCATG GACATGTATACTTCTGGAAGTGAAACTTCAGCAACTACCACAGAATGGGCAATGGCAGAATTAGTGAGAAATCCAGGCGTAATGGAGAAAGCACAAGCCGAGGTACGACAAATTCTTGCAGGCAAGAGGAAAATCCATGATGCAGACATTAAGAAACTAGACTACCTGAAATTGGTCGTAAAAGAAACTCTAAGGTTACACCCTCCTCTTGCCTTAATCGCAAGACAAGCCACTCAGAGATGTAAAATTAGTGGATATGATATACCATCTGAAACCAAACTCTTGGTCAATGCTTGGGCCATTGGGAGAGACCCAAAGCATTGGGGGGATAGTGCTGATTGCTTTGAGCCTGAGAGGTTCCAAGGTTCTTCCATTGATTTCAAAGGGACCAACTTTGAATTTATTCCATTTGGGGCTGGTAAGAGAATGTGTCCAGGCATATCATTTGGAACTGCATCGGTTGAGATTGCACTTGCTCAACTGTTGTACCACTTCAACTGGAAACTCCCCAATGGGACAAAATTAGAAGAGCTTGACATGACTGAATCAATGGGAATGAGCGCAAGGAAGAAGAATGACTTAAAAGTTATTGCCATTCCTTACATTCTGTAA